GTCCGCGAGCGCCACCGTCCGACCGGAGTCGTCGTATCTGACGAATCCTGTCTGCGCCATCTTCGGCAGGTGCGTGTGCACGAGTGACGCCCTGATCGCCGTCTCTTCGCCGGTCGAATCGTCGTCCCTCGATCCGCTGGACTCGCCGGGAGCGAGTTCCGTCGCCAGCGCCGCCACCGAGATCGGCGTTTCGGCGGTCTGGAGCGAGCGCAGTATCGACCGACGCCTCGAACTGGACAGGACGTCGAAGAGTTCGTCCCGCCGCTCTCCGTCCGCGTCAGACTCCGACTGGGTCGTCTTCGAGGGTCGGCTTACCATATGTAAACGATGTCCCTTGACGGGGATAAGTGTTGTCTTCTAAATATATTTGAAGTGTGTTATCTGCAGTTTCCGTCCCTGTCGTCCGGGGATTCCACAGCGGCCTGTGTGGTTCGCCGCCTTTCGACGGGCGTCCGTGTGGATTTCGTACCGCGGGATAAGTGGTAATCGTATTTACACATCCGTCTTGTTGTCAGATGAGCCATTACGAAGGTTTACAATGTGGTACGTAAGTGAACACAGGTAAATGGTGGACCGTGATCTCTCCCGGAGACGACTGCTCCGGACCGGGGCGGCGCTCGGGCTCGCCGGATTCGTGCCGCAGGCTGCGGGGGCGTCGACGTCGTCGCCGGACCTCGAGAAGTTCGTCCAGCCGATGCCCGTACCGGAGGTACGCGAACCCGACGGCAGGCGCGAGGGCGCCGACTACTACGACGTGGCGATCGAGGAGTTCGAGCAGCAGGTCCACCCCGACCTCCCGCCGACGACGCTCTGGGGATTCGAGGGGTCCGTCCCCGGCCCTGTTATCAGGGCACGCCGCAACGAGCGGATCAAGCTCCGCTTCGACAACAGCGGCCTCCCGGCGGACCACCTCTTCGAGGTAGACGACCGCATCAAGGGCACCTCGCCGGACGACTACGACGACCACGACGGTCCCGTACCCGACGTCCGGACGGTGATCCACCAGCACGGGCTGAACGTCGAACCGGAGAGCGACGGCCAGGCCGAGGCGTGGACGTCGCCGGACGGGGTCACCGGACCGCGATTCGTCACGGACGTCCACGACCTCCCGAACCGCCAGCCGCGGATGACCGGGACGTACCACGACCACACGCTCGGCATCAGCCGCCTCAACAACTACG
This region of Halomicrobium urmianum genomic DNA includes:
- a CDS encoding DUF7344 domain-containing protein; amino-acid sequence: MVSRPSKTTQSESDADGERRDELFDVLSSSRRRSILRSLQTAETPISVAALATELAPGESSGSRDDDSTGEETAIRASLVHTHLPKMAQTGFVRYDDSGRTVALADRTEEVRTHLQTPAASGGD